In Fundulus heteroclitus isolate FHET01 chromosome 16, MU-UCD_Fhet_4.1, whole genome shotgun sequence, a single genomic region encodes these proteins:
- the polr3h gene encoding DNA-directed RNA polymerase III subunit RPC8: MFVLVEMVDTVRIPPSDFERQLNDAIAEELNKKLANKVVYNVGLCICLYDITKLEDSYIFPGDGASHTKVHFRFVVFHPFLEEVLVGKIKYCSQEGVHVTMGFFDDILIPPESLQQPTKFDEAEQVWVWEYETDEGAHDLYMDQGEEIRFRVADEVFVDTSPTGPAVATPDAPAQPGQSTAPPAEESGDKKEAPYTLIGTICEPGLGLLSWWSS, encoded by the exons ATGTTCGTGCTGGTGGAGATGGTGGACACTGTGCGGATCCCTCCCAGTGACTTTGAGAGACAGCTGAACGATGCCATAGCGGAGGAGCTGAACAAGAAGCTGGCCAACAAG GTGGTCTACAATGTGGGGCTCTGCATCTGCTTGTACGACATCACCAAACTGGAAGACTCCTATATTTTCCCCGGAGACGGCGCCTCGCACACTAAAG tCCACTTCCGGTTTGTCGTCTTCCACCCCTTCCTGGAGGAGGTCCTCGTTGGCAAGATCAAATACTGCAGTCAGGAGGGAGTTCATG TGACGATGGGTTTCTTCGATGACATCCTGATTCCACCCGAGTCTCTTCAGCAGCCTACTAAATT TGACGAGGCAGAGCAGGTTTGGGTCTGGGAGTACGAGACCGACGAGGGGGCGCATGACCTCTACATGGACCAGGGAGAGGAGATCCGTTTCCGGGTGGCCGATGAAGTCTTTGTGGACACGTCGCCAACGGGGCCGGCCGTCGCCACACCTGACGCTCCAGCCCAACCCGGACAGTCGACGGCACCGCCAGCGGAGGAGAGTGGGGACAAAAAAGAGGCTCCGTACACTCTGATT